The segment CGAGCTGGACCTGAAAGTAGCCAGCCTGGAGTTAACCCAGTTGCAGCGCCAGATTCAGGACGAACAGGCATCTGCCAGAATAGGCATGAAATCCGTGGGCTTTGAACTTGAAATGCAGAGCCGCGACATAAGCCAACTGCAGCGCCAATTGGCTCAAGCCGATATCAAAGCGCCCCGTTCCGGGGTGGTAACCTGGGTGAACGAGGAAGTAGGCGCTACCGTGAACGCCGGCGAGCCTGTGGCCCGGGTAGCCGACCTGAGCAGCTTCAAAATCAAAGCTACCATTCCAGACACCTACGCTGAGCAAGTGAAAGTAGGCGGCCCCGTAACAGTGCGCATCAACGAGACCGATTTACGCGGCGAGATCGCCAACGTGCAGCCCAAAGTGGAAAACGGCATCATCACCTTCTATGTGCGTCTGCAGGAGAAAAACCACCAAGCCTTGCGCTCCAACCTTCGGGTAGAGGTATTTGTGCTCACCGATTTCCGGCCGAACGTGCTGCGCGTGAAAAATGGTCCTTTCTATACCGGCACCCCAGAACAGGCGGTGTTTGTAATGCAGGGCGACAAAGCGGTACGCCGCATGCTGCGCACCGGCGCCAACAATCTGGATTTTGTGGAACTGCAGGGTGACATCGCCGCCGGCGAACAGGTCATCATTTCCAACACCAAGGAGTACGCGCATCTGGAAGAACTGCACCTCACCAATGATTAACGGACGCTGATCATGAAAACAACTCTAACTCTATTATATATAGTGTTCCTAAATATTCTGATGACAGCCGTAGCGCAGGCCCAAACGCAGCCTTCCGCAACTGAGCCCGCCCGCAGATTGACCTTGCAGGAAACCATTGATCTGGCCCTCGGCTCCTCCATCGCCAGCAAACAAGCCGCCACCAACAAGACCAGCAGCTATTGGGAGTACCGCTCATTCAGAGCAGATTATCGTCCGCACCTGACCTTGCGGGGTACGCTGCCCGATTTTTCCCGCAGCATCATCCCCGTGATTCAGCCCGATGGGACTACGGATTTCAGGGCCGTTTCCATCAGCAACTCAGACGTGTCTTTGTCCTTGGGTCAGTCAGTGGGGTTAACGGGCGGGCAGTTCTTTGTGTCTTCGCAGAGCCAACGCTTTGATGATTTCAATCAGGGAGTACGGCGCTACAATTCTTTTCCGGCCATCATCGGGTTCCGGCAGCCCATCTTCGGGTACAATGCTCTGGCTTGGAACAAGAAAATCGAGCCGCTGAGCTACCGCGAATCTGAACGCCAGTTCATAGAAGACCGCGAAACGGTGGCTACCACCACTACCCAACGTTTCTTTGAAGTGCTGCTGCAACAGGTGAACTACGAAATCGCCAGCAAGAACGTGGAAAACAACCAAGCGCTGTTCAAGGTGGCGGAGGAAAAGCATCGGCTGGGCCGCTTGTCCAGAAACGAACTGCTGCAACTGAAGCTGAGCCTCATGAACGCGCAGTTAGCCCAAGCGCAAGCCGCCACCGAGTTGAAAACCGTAGCCATGCAATTCTCAGCTTACGTGGGATTGCAGAGAGGCGAGAAAATAGCAGTAGAAGCTCCCAATGTGGTGCCGGCCCTGCAGGTAGAAGAGCAACTCGCGTTGGACCAAGCCTGGTTAAACCGCAAAGAGCGCTTCCAGTTTGAACGCCGGGTGCTGCAGGCCCAACAGCAGGTCGCCGAGGCCCGCGGCAAAGGGGGCTTCAACGCCGATCTGTACGCCACCTTCGGGTTAACTAAGAGCGCCAACAACTTCTCTGAAAGCTATGCCCAACCCGAAAACCAGCAACAAGTGACGCTCGGTTTTAGCGTGCCCATTGTAGACTGGGGTCGGCAGAAAGCCAGCGTGAAAACCGCCGAGGCCCAGCTGCAACTCACCCAATACACCGTGGAGCAGGAGCAGACCAACTTTGAGCAGAACGTCTACACGCAGGTAAACCAGATTGAACTCCTGAAGGAACGCCTCCAAATCACCGCATCGGCAGATTCCATTGCGCAGGAGCGCTATGACATCACCAAAGCCACGTTCCTGGTGGGCCGCATCAGCATCACAGATTTGAACATCGCCCTGCAGGAAAAAGACCAAGCCCGCCGTGCGTATATTACCGCCCTTCAGGATTTCTGGGTAGCTTACTATAGACTTCGGTCCCTTACTTTATATGACTTTGAACGCGGTCAACCACTACTCGCCAAAGAATAAGAACAAGCTATTTTGGGGCTGATTTTCAGAAAATAAACCTGAAATAATGCTAGCAATTTTTTTCTAATTCTTCCTTTGAGGGGAGATAAAGAGGGGTGTTTACACAGGAGAGCAAAAAAGCCTTCAAGAAAATGAATCAGCAATATGTGAGTCAGCAAATGTAAACATCCCCCTTCGCCCCCTTCAAAGGGGGAGTATCAGATACAGAAATAAACAGAAATAACACATCAGCACATTAAAGCATTAGCACATTAGAATATGATACAGTTAATCGACATCGAAAAAGTCTACCGCACCAAGACCATTGAAACGGTAGCCCTCAACCGCGTGAACCTGGAGGTAGAACGCGGTGAGTTTGTCTCCATCATGGGACCATCAGGTTGCGGAAAATCTACGCTGCTCAACATCATGGGGCTGCTGGATGAACCTACCAGCGGGTATGTGGCCATAGACGGCCAACCGGTGAAAACCCATTCAGACAGCAAGCTGGCCAAGCTGCGCAATGAGAAAATCGGCTTCGTGTTCCAGAGTTATCACCTGATCCATGACTTAAGCGTGGTGGACAATGTGGAGCTGCCGCTGCTATACCGCCCTGTATCGGCGGGTGAGCGCCGGAAGAGAGCGTTGGCTGCGCTGGAGAAAGTAGGCCTGAGTGCCCGCACCAAGCACTTTCCTAACCAATTATCGGGTGGTCAGCGGCAACGGGTGGCCATTGCCCGGGCTTTGGCTGGTAACCCTGAAATTATCTTAGCGGATGAGCCCACCGGAAACCTGGACAGCGTGATGGGCGACGAGATTATGGACATCCTGCTGCGCCTGAACCAGGAAGAAGGCACCACCATTGTAATGGTGACGCATGACGAGAACATGGCCCTGAAGACCAACCGCCTCATCAGGTTCTTTGACGGGCAGCAAGTGGCAGACTCCAGAGTACTAGAAGCCCAGATTTAACTATACGGTCATGTTAACCAATTATCTGAAAATTGCCTGGGCGGTGCTACAGCGCCGCAAGTTCTTCACCTTCATCAGTCTTTTTGGCATCAGTTTTACCTTGATGGTTTTGATGGTGGTGACCTCGCTCTTTGACCATGCCTTTGGGCCGCAAATGCCGGAGCGCGAGTCTGACCGATTGCTGTTTGTAAACAATGTGCGGGAGCAGTTCAAAGAAGGCTATAACAGCAGTGGTCCGCCTAGCTACCATCTCCTGAATACCTACGTGCGCCCAATGAAAACGCCGGAGAACGTCTCCATCAACTCTATTTTTATGCCGGTGAACAGCTATGTGAACAACAGAAAGCTCACGCTGGACCTGAAACACACCGATGCCGCATTCTGGGACATTCTGGATTTCAACTTCATAGAAGGCCGGGCATTTAGTGGGCAGGAAGTCGCCAATGTTACCCGCGTGGCGGTCATCAACCAGAATACCCGCAAGAACTACTTCGGAGAGAAGGAAGCCGTTGGCCAAATCATTGAGGTAGACCAAGTGAAATACAAGGTGGTGGGCGTGGTGGAAGATGTGCCGGTGCTGCGCCTGCACTCCTACGCCGATGTCTGGGTGCCCATCACCTTGAAAAGCCAGGATTTTAAACGCACGGGCATGAGAGGAACTTACTTCGCCACCATCAAGGCCAAAAAAGCCAGTGACGTGCCCAAGATCCAGGAAGAGTTCGCGTCCATGATGGTGCAGGCGAACAAGACCAAATCGAAGGACATTCAGCAAGTGTTTGCTTTCGCGGATGACATCTTCGGGACCTTTGCCCGCAGTTTTATGGGAGGGGGGAAAAAGGACGCAACAGGGCTTTTGTACGGGATCATTGCTTTGGCAGCCTTCCTGTTCATGCTCTTGCCTACTATTAACCTGGTGAACATTAACATCAGCCGCATCATGGAACGGTCTTCTGAGATTGGGGTGCGCAAAGCATTTGGGGCCTCTTCCAAAACCATCATTGGGCAGTTTGTGGTGGAGAATATCTTTCTCACGCTGCTGGGCGGAGTCTTGGGATTTCTGATTTCAGCGGGCGTGCTGGAGATGATCAATGACAGCGGCATTCTCGCTTACGCAAATCTGGGCCTGAACCTGCGGGTGTTTGCCTGGGGAATACTGCTTTGCCTTGTGTTCGGGTTGGTTTCTGGGGTGTACCCTGCTTTTAAAATGTCACGCTTAAACGCCGTAGAGGCACTGAAAGGAGGTTCCAAATGATACGCCACTTGTTTAAACTAATCTGGAATCAGAGGAAAAGTAATTTCCTTTTGATCACCGAAATCTTCTTTTCCTTTCTGGTGCTCTTTGCGGTGCTGAGTTTTATTTTCTACAGCTACCATAATTACACCCAGCCGCTGGGCTTCAAGTACGATAAAGTATGGCAATTATGGCTGAGCCCCAACACGGATTCCGCGGCGCATAACATAGCCGTTCAAGAGCAAATGATTCAGCGGGTACGCACCTTTCCCGAGGTGGAGTATGCCTCGCTCTCTAATTCTAATACTCCTTTTGCCTTCAGCATGATGAGCAGTGATTTGTCTTACAGAGGAAAGAAAGGCGTGGAGACCAACGTCTTTAATGTGCAGGACGATTATATAAATGTGTTCGACATGAAGGTGAGCCAAGGCCGGTGGTTCGGTCCGCAGGACAATGCCAGCTTGCATGACCCCATTGTAATCAACAAAAAGTTGCAGGAGGAATTGTTTGGTGACGAAGCGGCCGTGGGAAAACTGATTCGCATCAATGATTCCACCCAGTATGCGGTCATAGGCGTGGTAGACCATTACCGTTCTTACAGCGAGTTTGACCCTGAGAAAGCGGCCTATTTTCACCGCATCAACCTGGATAAGGACAAGAGCTCCATCTGGAACGGACTAGTCATCAAGGTGAAACCCGGCGCCGGAGTAGCTTTTGAGGAGAAGATGGTGCGCGAACTGTCCCGTATTGCCAAAGACTGGACCATTGAAGTAACTACCCAGGAGAAAATGCGCCAAAGCAAAGCTAAAGTGACTACTGTACCGATGGTGGCTTTAGGATTAGTGTGCGGATTCCTGGTGTTTAATGTAGCCTTGGGCTTGTTTGGAGTGCTGTGGTACAACATCAACCGCCGCTACGCCGAAATTGGGTTGCGGAGAGCCATTGGTGCCTCGTCTAAGCAAATCAGAAACCAGTTTGTAGGCGAAGTGCTGGTGATTGCCACCTTCGGGTTACTGCTGGGCTTGGTGTTGGCGGTTCAGTTCCCGCTGTTGCAAGTGTTCCAGCTTTCAGCCAGTATTTACTGGGAAAGCATTGGTGCCGCTGCCTTCGTGATTTTCCTGCTGGCTACCATTTGCGCAATCTATCCTAGCTACCAGGCATCTAAAATCTTCCCCGCCGTTGCCTTGCATGAAGAGTAAGATTGCTTCAATAAGCCGTTGCGTTTGGGGATTGTTTTTCAGGAAACAGGCGCCAAACGCAACGGCCATTTGTAGTGGTAAACTGGCTTTCTACTGGTGGGATTTTCCAAACCAATGTCAGCGGAAATGAGCCATAAGCAGGCACTACATTTTTACCCTTCTTTTCTGAAAAACAGCCTAAAAACATTAACTTCACCTACCCGCTCTAAGAACCCATGATCCTGATTATTGACGATGACGTAGCCGTACGGGCTTCTTTAAGTTTGTTGCTGAAACAAGCTGGCTACGCTACGGCCCAGGCCGCCGGACCCGAGGAGGCGTTGCAAGTGGCCGCCAAGCAAATGCCCCAATTGGCCCTCATGGACATGAACTTTTCCATGGAAACCACGGGTGAAGATGGGCTGCGTTTGTTAAGTCAATTGAAGCAGTTGTACCCAGCCGTGCCGGTGATCTTGATTACCGGTTGGGGCTCTATCAACCTGGCGGTGGAAGGTCTCAAAGGCGGCGCTGCCGATTTCATCACCAAGCCCTGGAACAACGAGGCACTGCTGCAATCCATCAAAACGGCGCTAGAGCTAGCCAAGCCAACCACCGAACCCACCAACGGCAAACTCACCCGCAAACAGCTGGACGAGCAGTACGATTTCTCTATGATTGTGGGCGAAGACCAAGGCTTGTTGCAGGTGTTGCGCAACGTGGGGCAGATCAGCGCCACCGATGCCTCGGTGCTCATTGAAGGCGACAGCGGTACGGGCAAAGAACTCATCGCCGAGGCCATCCACCGGAACAGTCACCGCAAGAAAGCACCGTTTGTGAAGGTGAATCTGGGCGGCATCTCTGCCAGCTTGTTTGAAAGTGAGATGTTTGGGCACCGCCGTGGCGCCTTCACTGATGCCAAAACCGACCGGGTGGGCCGCTTTGAGATGGCGAATAAAGGCACCATCTTCCTGGACGAGATTGGTGAGCTGGACTTGAGCAGCCAGGTGAAACTATTGCGCGTGCTGCAGGACCGCACCTATGAGGTCCTCGGCGACAGCCGCTCCAAGAACCTGGACATACGGGTGATCTGCGCTACCAACCGCAAGCTGCAGGAAATGGTGGCCGAAGGCAAGTTCCGAGAAGATCTGTACTACCGCATCAACCTGATCACGGTGAAACTGCCCGCTTTGCGCGAACGGTCGCAAGATATTCCCTTACTGGTGCAGCACTTTGTGAACAACCTCAAGCACACGTACCACAAACAAGCGTTGCAGGTGAGCAACAAAGCCCTGAAATGGCTGCGGGAACAGCCGCTGCCGGGCAACATCCGGGAGTTGAAGAACCTGGTAGAGCGTACGGTGCTGGTGAGCGGCAAGAGCCTGCTGGACGTGGAAGATTTCCAGAACCAATTACAGGGCGGTTTCAAAAAACTAGACCAGAAACTGCTGCCTTCAGTGGGCGCTATGACCCTGGATGAACTGGAGGCCGGCATGATCAAGAAATCCATGGCCTACTATAACAACAACGTGAGTAAAGTGGCCAAGGCTCTGGGCGTGAGCCGCGGCTCGTTGTACCGTCGTTTGGAGAAGTTCAACATCCCGTATGACGCTGCGGAATAAGTTTATTCTGGCGGCAGTCTTGTTGCACCTGGCGCTGGTGGTGCTGGCCTGGCAACTGCTGGACTACAACAAAGTGCTGTTTGTGGCCGCTGAGGTACTTATTGCCACCAGCATTTTCCTGACCACTAAACTTTACACTTCTTTTGTGCGGCCGCTCAACCTCATCGCGGCGGGCATTGAATCCATCAAGGATCGTGATTTTTCCATCAAATTCATGGAAACAGGCCAAAAAGAGGTAGACCAGCTCATACAAGTATACAACCAGATGATGGACGAGCTGCGTCAGGAACGGGTAGTGCAGACTGAGAAACATTTCCTGCTGGAACGCTTGATTGAGGCCTCACCTTCCGGTATCATCCTGCTGGACACCCATGACCGCGTAGCTGGCCTGAACCCCGCGGCGGCCACGCTGCTGCAAACCTCGGGCAAGAACATGGTGGGCAAGCCCTTGACCGAATTGCCGCACCACTGGGGAAATTCCCTGCCTAAACTTCCTAAAGACGAGCAGCGCATCATAAGGCCCAACGGCATCCAGACGTACCGCTGCCGTAAAATCCGCTTCCTGGACCGGGGGTATCACCGCTACTTCATCTTGGTGGAGGAACTCACGCAGGAGTTGCTGGAAAAAGAGCGCAATGCCTATGAGAAGCTGATCAGGATGATGTCGCACGAGATCAATAACTCCATTGGGGCGGTTAACTCTATTTTGAATTCCTTCTCGTACTTCGCGCCGCAACTGAACGAAGACACCCAGCCAGATTTTGAGGAAGCCTTGCAAGTCTGCATTACCCGTAACCAGAACCTCGCGGGTTTTATGGCCAATTTCGCCAATGTCGTCCGGATTCCACCGCCTACCAAACACGAGACCGATCTGCACCAGTTGCTGCAAGGCATCCACCGGCTGATGCTGCCCAGCTTTGAGCGGAAACAGGTTTGCTGGCAGTGGGACTTAGCAAAGGATGTTCCGCTTATTGCCTTTGATGTGCAGCAGATGGAACAGGTGCTTATCAACGTAGTAAAAAATGCGCTGGAAGCCACGGAGCCGGAAGGATGGGTAAAAGTGCAGACCATTGCCTCGCCGCCTCAGCTTCTGATCCAAGACAACGGCAAGCCGATCACGCCAGAGGTGCAGGAAAAGTTGTTCTCGCCGTTCTTCAGCACCAAAGCCAACGGGCAGGGCATCGGGCTTACTATGGTGCGCGAAATTCTGCTGCACCACGGTTTTTGGTTCTCCTTGCAAACCGGCCCTGATGGCCTGACTACTTTTCATATCCAGTTTTAGAGCTTGCCATCACCTTCGGCTCAGCAAAACATGCTGCTGTTTTCAAGCTGTTTTTAGAAAAGCGAGCTGAAACAAACTTAAAAAAGCTGTCCCTGAATAAACTGCTGTACCTTTTGAGGCCTAGGAAGCTGAAAACCAGTGCGTTTATCCAATTCCTCCATTAGGTACACCAAAGCAGGTGGCGCATCTAAGATGTCTTTCTGGTGCATGAAAAAGTAGACCGTGTGCAGGCCCTGCTCCAGCCATTGGTGCAGCCTGTCGGCCCAGGCTTGCAGGCGGGTGTAGTCTGAAGGCACCAAACCATGGCCGTTAAACCTTATCATGGCGGTAGAAGTAGTAAGGCGCATGTGCAACACATCACGTCGGCCAGCTACATCGGTGATAATGGTGGTGATTTGTCTTTCTGCCAAAGTTTCAAAAGCTTTCTGCGTCACCTTAGATTCCTTGAACCAGTTCTCGTGCCGGAGCTCTACTGCCAGTGGCACCTCTTTTGGGAAGTGGAGCAGAAATTTCTCCAGCAGGGGCCATTCGTCTGGCCCGAAGAAAGGAGGCAACTGCAGAAAAGCCATTCCCAGGCTGGGGCCTAACCCTAAAATAGCATCGCAGAAGAGCTTGGTAGGTTCGCCCACATTTTGCAGCAATTGGTCATGGCTGATGATTTGCGGAAGCTTGGGGCAAAAAACAAAACCCGTTGGCACCGCCTGGCGCCAACGATGAATGGCGCTGGCGTCTGGAATACGGTAGTGGGTGGTGTTCATCTCCAGGGTGTTAAACTGGCGCGCGTACCAATACAGTAATTGGGCGTCTTGTGCCCCGGCCGGATAGTAAGAGCCAATCCAAGGTTTATTAGACCAGGTAGGGCAACCCAGATAGAAAGAAGGTCGCGTAGGCCGTTGGCTTCTGGCAAGTATCTGCTGTGTAGCCGGGTGGTCTTGCGGTAGAGAGAAATCTACTTTGGAAATATCTGGGAGACGGCCGAAATCCATGAGTTTATGATATTGATTTATATCTATATACGTGCTAAAATCGGAGGTAAAAGCCTGTAAATGGAGGGCTAACGCTAAGTTTTTAAGAAAAAAACATTTTTATTTTTCCCATTCTATTTTTCCAAGGAATTAGTGCTGTTACGCCTATGTCATTTTAATCCAATTTAAGGAATAAAAATGGGGTGTAACGCCTCTATGCGCAGAAAATTTATTTGCCCAACCTCAATAATTTGGCATACTACCTTTTATGAAATTAGTTATATGTCTCATTTTGTAATTTGGATATTTAATCAAAAATATATTATTTAAACAAGTTTTTAAGAGTTGTAAAGTACTTGCTCACTGGTGGGGTACTTGTTAGGAAAGAAATTAGGCCTAATTTTGTGCCCTTGAAATTGATGTTCCACAGAAGAAACCTAAAATGGGGATACAGAAAATTTACTATGCGCTTACCGTTCTTATCATTTCTTTCTTCGGTTTTGCTCCCCTTGCCTCTGGGCAGGAGATAGGCGACAAGCAAAACGGATTAGCATCTTGGTACGGGGTTCAATACCACGGACGCCCTACCAGCAGCGGAGAGATCTACAACCGTCACAAACTCACGGCGGCCCACAATGAACTTCCTTTAGGCACTAGAGTAAAAGTAACCAATAAAGCTACCGGCAAAAGCGTGGTAGTGAAAATTAATGACCGGGGTCCTTTCAGAGGTGCCCGTATTATTGACCTGTCAGAAGCTGCGGCTAAAAAGCTCAGCTATCGCAAAGAAGGCTTAGCCGATGTTACCGTAGAGGTGCTTGACTTGCCAGAGGCATTTTTAGCTAAACAGGCCAAATCAAAAGAATTGGAGCCTAAGCAAATAATCTTAGCGGCAGATATAGCTCCTGCGCCAACACCGGCTACCTTGCCAACTGCTGTTCCGGCTTCCAGCGTCTCTCCTTCAAAAGCATCTGCTACTGCTTCTGTCTCTATTCCTGCAAGCCCAACGCCAACCTTACGCCTGCCAGAAGAGTTTGTCATTCAGGCAGGGGCGTACAGCAACT is part of the Rufibacter tibetensis genome and harbors:
- a CDS encoding ABC transporter permease, with amino-acid sequence MITEIFFSFLVLFAVLSFIFYSYHNYTQPLGFKYDKVWQLWLSPNTDSAAHNIAVQEQMIQRVRTFPEVEYASLSNSNTPFAFSMMSSDLSYRGKKGVETNVFNVQDDYINVFDMKVSQGRWFGPQDNASLHDPIVINKKLQEELFGDEAAVGKLIRINDSTQYAVIGVVDHYRSYSEFDPEKAAYFHRINLDKDKSSIWNGLVIKVKPGAGVAFEEKMVRELSRIAKDWTIEVTTQEKMRQSKAKVTTVPMVALGLVCGFLVFNVALGLFGVLWYNINRRYAEIGLRRAIGASSKQIRNQFVGEVLVIATFGLLLGLVLAVQFPLLQVFQLSASIYWESIGAAAFVIFLLATICAIYPSYQASKIFPAVALHEE
- a CDS encoding sensor histidine kinase, which encodes MTLRNKFILAAVLLHLALVVLAWQLLDYNKVLFVAAEVLIATSIFLTTKLYTSFVRPLNLIAAGIESIKDRDFSIKFMETGQKEVDQLIQVYNQMMDELRQERVVQTEKHFLLERLIEASPSGIILLDTHDRVAGLNPAAATLLQTSGKNMVGKPLTELPHHWGNSLPKLPKDEQRIIRPNGIQTYRCRKIRFLDRGYHRYFILVEELTQELLEKERNAYEKLIRMMSHEINNSIGAVNSILNSFSYFAPQLNEDTQPDFEEALQVCITRNQNLAGFMANFANVVRIPPPTKHETDLHQLLQGIHRLMLPSFERKQVCWQWDLAKDVPLIAFDVQQMEQVLINVVKNALEATEPEGWVKVQTIASPPQLLIQDNGKPITPEVQEKLFSPFFSTKANGQGIGLTMVREILLHHGFWFSLQTGPDGLTTFHIQF
- a CDS encoding DUF72 domain-containing protein; this encodes MDFGRLPDISKVDFSLPQDHPATQQILARSQRPTRPSFYLGCPTWSNKPWIGSYYPAGAQDAQLLYWYARQFNTLEMNTTHYRIPDASAIHRWRQAVPTGFVFCPKLPQIISHDQLLQNVGEPTKLFCDAILGLGPSLGMAFLQLPPFFGPDEWPLLEKFLLHFPKEVPLAVELRHENWFKESKVTQKAFETLAERQITTIITDVAGRRDVLHMRLTTSTAMIRFNGHGLVPSDYTRLQAWADRLHQWLEQGLHTVYFFMHQKDILDAPPALVYLMEELDKRTGFQLPRPQKVQQFIQGQLF
- a CDS encoding ABC transporter ATP-binding protein — its product is MIQLIDIEKVYRTKTIETVALNRVNLEVERGEFVSIMGPSGCGKSTLLNIMGLLDEPTSGYVAIDGQPVKTHSDSKLAKLRNEKIGFVFQSYHLIHDLSVVDNVELPLLYRPVSAGERRKRALAALEKVGLSARTKHFPNQLSGGQRQRVAIARALAGNPEIILADEPTGNLDSVMGDEIMDILLRLNQEEGTTIVMVTHDENMALKTNRLIRFFDGQQVADSRVLEAQI
- a CDS encoding efflux RND transporter periplasmic adaptor subunit, with amino-acid sequence MDREIPQALVQKTKRRRIWQVGVVVVAVLLGVLAFRSVLQTRVAKSDLRVATVEVGAVEASLTATGVVVPENEEVIASPILAKIERVLHTPGDRVSANEPLLQLDKQTSQTTFDKLRDERELKQNKTAELENTLQKNVNQLRSRYAVQEVRVKSLQAALDDEKYLLSIGGGTQENVKKAELDLKVASLELTQLQRQIQDEQASARIGMKSVGFELEMQSRDISQLQRQLAQADIKAPRSGVVTWVNEEVGATVNAGEPVARVADLSSFKIKATIPDTYAEQVKVGGPVTVRINETDLRGEIANVQPKVENGIITFYVRLQEKNHQALRSNLRVEVFVLTDFRPNVLRVKNGPFYTGTPEQAVFVMQGDKAVRRMLRTGANNLDFVELQGDIAAGEQVIISNTKEYAHLEELHLTND
- a CDS encoding septal ring lytic transglycosylase RlpA family protein — encoded protein: MGIQKIYYALTVLIISFFGFAPLASGQEIGDKQNGLASWYGVQYHGRPTSSGEIYNRHKLTAAHNELPLGTRVKVTNKATGKSVVVKINDRGPFRGARIIDLSEAAAKKLSYRKEGLADVTVEVLDLPEAFLAKQAKSKELEPKQIILAADIAPAPTPATLPTAVPASSVSPSKASATASVSIPASPTPTLRLPEEFVIQAGAYSNLVNAQAQLEKLRRIYQKMPMMLVEEKVNGQKVHRILAGRFVSKATAEQARQDLVKKGFQGLVKKAPEPVTLATAASL
- a CDS encoding TolC family protein — its product is MKTTLTLLYIVFLNILMTAVAQAQTQPSATEPARRLTLQETIDLALGSSIASKQAATNKTSSYWEYRSFRADYRPHLTLRGTLPDFSRSIIPVIQPDGTTDFRAVSISNSDVSLSLGQSVGLTGGQFFVSSQSQRFDDFNQGVRRYNSFPAIIGFRQPIFGYNALAWNKKIEPLSYRESERQFIEDRETVATTTTQRFFEVLLQQVNYEIASKNVENNQALFKVAEEKHRLGRLSRNELLQLKLSLMNAQLAQAQAATELKTVAMQFSAYVGLQRGEKIAVEAPNVVPALQVEEQLALDQAWLNRKERFQFERRVLQAQQQVAEARGKGGFNADLYATFGLTKSANNFSESYAQPENQQQVTLGFSVPIVDWGRQKASVKTAEAQLQLTQYTVEQEQTNFEQNVYTQVNQIELLKERLQITASADSIAQERYDITKATFLVGRISITDLNIALQEKDQARRAYITALQDFWVAYYRLRSLTLYDFERGQPLLAKE
- a CDS encoding sigma-54-dependent transcriptional regulator; this encodes MILIIDDDVAVRASLSLLLKQAGYATAQAAGPEEALQVAAKQMPQLALMDMNFSMETTGEDGLRLLSQLKQLYPAVPVILITGWGSINLAVEGLKGGAADFITKPWNNEALLQSIKTALELAKPTTEPTNGKLTRKQLDEQYDFSMIVGEDQGLLQVLRNVGQISATDASVLIEGDSGTGKELIAEAIHRNSHRKKAPFVKVNLGGISASLFESEMFGHRRGAFTDAKTDRVGRFEMANKGTIFLDEIGELDLSSQVKLLRVLQDRTYEVLGDSRSKNLDIRVICATNRKLQEMVAEGKFREDLYYRINLITVKLPALRERSQDIPLLVQHFVNNLKHTYHKQALQVSNKALKWLREQPLPGNIRELKNLVERTVLVSGKSLLDVEDFQNQLQGGFKKLDQKLLPSVGAMTLDELEAGMIKKSMAYYNNNVSKVAKALGVSRGSLYRRLEKFNIPYDAAE
- a CDS encoding ABC transporter permease translates to MLTNYLKIAWAVLQRRKFFTFISLFGISFTLMVLMVVTSLFDHAFGPQMPERESDRLLFVNNVREQFKEGYNSSGPPSYHLLNTYVRPMKTPENVSINSIFMPVNSYVNNRKLTLDLKHTDAAFWDILDFNFIEGRAFSGQEVANVTRVAVINQNTRKNYFGEKEAVGQIIEVDQVKYKVVGVVEDVPVLRLHSYADVWVPITLKSQDFKRTGMRGTYFATIKAKKASDVPKIQEEFASMMVQANKTKSKDIQQVFAFADDIFGTFARSFMGGGKKDATGLLYGIIALAAFLFMLLPTINLVNINISRIMERSSEIGVRKAFGASSKTIIGQFVVENIFLTLLGGVLGFLISAGVLEMINDSGILAYANLGLNLRVFAWGILLCLVFGLVSGVYPAFKMSRLNAVEALKGGSK